The following coding sequences lie in one Saccharopolyspora hordei genomic window:
- a CDS encoding TRAP transporter small permease: MTALDRIHRTRQVLGRVLAAFAGALLVLMTLLVLYQVFTRYVLGSPAAFTEELVRYALIWTSMVSAAHAFLHRKHMALLVLRDRFSPAARRALVLGSDVLVLAFAVVVLVVGGTMLAVSAATDHSALLGISRGLVYAIGPVAGLAITVAQLLNVWEDLVTEVAIETEGTD, from the coding sequence ATGACCGCGCTCGACCGCATCCACCGGACGCGACAGGTGCTCGGCCGCGTGCTGGCGGCCTTCGCCGGTGCCCTGCTCGTCCTCATGACGCTGCTGGTGCTGTACCAGGTGTTCACCCGCTACGTGCTGGGCTCGCCCGCGGCCTTCACCGAGGAACTGGTGCGCTACGCGCTCATCTGGACGTCGATGGTCAGCGCCGCCCACGCGTTCTTGCACCGCAAGCACATGGCGCTCCTCGTGCTTCGGGACCGGTTCTCGCCCGCGGCGCGGCGCGCGCTGGTGCTCGGCTCGGACGTCCTCGTGCTGGCCTTCGCCGTGGTGGTGCTGGTGGTCGGCGGCACGATGCTGGCGGTCAGCGCGGCCACCGACCACTCGGCACTGCTGGGGATCTCCCGGGGCCTGGTCTACGCGATCGGACCGGTCGCCGGTCTCGCGATCACGGTCGCGCAGCTGCTGAACGTCTGGGAGGACCTCGTCACCGAGGTCGCGATCGAGACGGAGGGGACGGACTGA
- a CDS encoding TRAP transporter substrate-binding protein, producing the protein MRRRSISGIVALVLVTVLAACAPASGARTSAEATPDNPLVLSLANNLGDDHVTSKALASFAEDVERRSGGRIVVRIYGNGQLGAEPDVLGQLHQGIVDMTRVSAPGLATYDPGYHTFGLPYVFDSEREFYAVMDSPQMAEHFRSTADDGFIGLTYYNSGARSFYTGNTPVRTPEDLRGKKIRVQDMRSQTDFVAALGAAPVVMAFGDTYTALQTGLIDGAESNETVLTDSAHGEVSHAFSMTEHTRIPDILVISTETWERLDPADEQLLLDAARASTERQKVDWAETTQQAIAEAKAMGVQFITDVDTAAFREATRPVVDDYARQYPEVAELLSLIDSAGRADTP; encoded by the coding sequence ATGAGGAGACGATCGATCAGCGGCATCGTCGCCCTGGTCCTCGTGACGGTCCTCGCCGCGTGCGCGCCGGCGTCCGGTGCGCGGACGAGCGCCGAGGCGACGCCGGACAACCCCCTGGTGCTGTCCCTGGCCAACAACCTCGGCGACGACCACGTCACCTCGAAGGCACTCGCCTCGTTCGCCGAGGACGTCGAGCGGCGCAGCGGCGGCCGGATCGTGGTGAGGATCTACGGCAACGGCCAGCTCGGCGCCGAACCCGACGTGCTCGGCCAGCTGCACCAGGGCATCGTCGACATGACCCGGGTCAGCGCTCCGGGCCTGGCCACCTACGACCCCGGCTACCACACCTTCGGCCTGCCCTACGTCTTCGACTCCGAGCGGGAGTTCTACGCGGTGATGGACTCGCCGCAGATGGCCGAGCACTTCCGCTCGACCGCCGACGACGGCTTCATCGGCCTCACCTACTACAACTCCGGGGCGCGGTCCTTCTACACCGGGAACACCCCGGTGCGCACCCCGGAAGACCTGCGCGGCAAGAAGATCCGCGTGCAGGACATGCGCTCGCAGACCGACTTCGTCGCCGCGCTGGGCGCCGCGCCGGTCGTGATGGCGTTCGGCGACACCTACACCGCGCTGCAGACCGGGCTCATCGACGGCGCCGAGAGCAACGAGACGGTGCTCACCGACAGCGCGCACGGCGAGGTGTCCCACGCGTTCTCGATGACCGAGCACACCCGGATCCCCGACATCCTGGTGATCAGCACCGAGACCTGGGAACGGCTCGACCCGGCCGACGAGCAGCTGCTGCTCGACGCGGCGCGCGCGTCGACCGAGCGGCAGAAGGTGGACTGGGCGGAGACCACGCAGCAGGCCATCGCCGAGGCGAAGGCGATGGGCGTCCAGTTCATCACCGACGTCGACACCGCGGCCTTCCGCGAGGCCACCAGGCCGGTGGTGGACGACTACGCCCGCCAGTACCCGGAGGTCGCGGAGCTGTTGTCCCTCATCGACTCGGCTGGGAGGGCGGACACGCCATGA